Part of the Molothrus aeneus isolate 106 chromosome 8, BPBGC_Maene_1.0, whole genome shotgun sequence genome is shown below.
GACATGCAGGACTGAAATTTATTTGGtgaatgcagcactgcagccagccATACGTATAACCTCGTGTTTCTCCTCACAGTTCAGGGAATAGTAAGTGAACTTACTATGAGAAGATTTGTACCTAAGCTGTTGAATGTCTATCTAAATCAAGACTTGCAATTATTAAAGTGGATGTGCAGAATGATGTACtgatactaaagaaaaaaaaaaataaacctacaATGTGATGATACATGCCAGGTATGTAATTCTATCTCCACAGTTCTAAAAGGGTACTTTGGAAATAAGGTGTCTGTTGTCCATCATCGGTTGACTGTGCAGACCAAGTCTTTATGAATAGCTTTAATCTGGCCTTTGATACTCTCCTGACTTACAGCATTTGTGAAAGAACAAATGTCTTCCTTACTAATATAAAGCAATTCTCATGCTCTGAACTGAATCTTCATCCATGCTGGcatcctctctctcttccttttgaaACAGTCATCCAAAAAAGCCACAGCTTTCAATCTGCTTCTTTTTATCCTCTGTGAAAATTACAAAGCTAACAAGTAGTAGACCTCTTTCAAAGCAAATCAAATCAATAAATGTGAATGATTTAGTTTCTCTGgtgtttgtgtttgggtttttttgggagggggtggatgttctgggtttttttttcagttgggttttttttttccttattttggtttttgggcATCAAGATAATAGTGAAAGAGAATCCTTATTATATATCAAGTAAATGCTTATGTTTCTAGATAAGATATTAAGTAAGTGAACAATATAACCTTATTTAACTATTCAAGCTAGAAATGgatcttctctcttttggccctACCAGCTTTTGTGTAATGCTGTTTTGCTCACGAGAAGCCAGATGTGCTAaatgcatctttttttcttttttgaagggtggagttgttgtttggttggggattttttatttcttgggtTTATGCTGTTGTGTGTGAAATGTGCATTAGACTGTGAGTCTATGGCAAAGGACCGATATTCCCAGACTGTCTTTTGTTTTGGGTAAGTAAAATGGTGGTTTTGTTGCATGATCAATTTGTGTTACAACAACAAAGTGAAGTTGTATGTGAGTCCGTGCAAGCTTTAATTTTTGCCAGACCATGTATCAATTTATGTACACCTGGCTCAGCACTGGCCAGCTATACAAGAACATGTGGTCTGATTGTACATCCTACCATGAAATCTGGATTTCCACTGTTCCTGGACTTAAAACTAGCCAACATATCTACTCTTCCTGGAATTATACTACTTGTTTCAACACAAACATACATCAATCTCCCTGGATGTAAAGTAGGGCAGATTCCTGTCTCAGAGCCTTGAAATTCTGTGCTGTACAGCACTATTCTTTGTTTATGTGCCAAGTGACCACATACAAAAATGTCAGTCGAACAAATAATCAGGCCATTTGTAGGCAGAATTGCAAAATAATTACAGTTTCTAAATATGCAGGTTATGCAGTGCTTCAGATCCTCCCCTCTGCCTTTACTTGAAAGCCTTATAAAATCCTAAAAGTTCTTGTCCAACATAGGACTACCAGCCCTTTTACTTCTTGCCATAGAGCAGAGTGGGAGTGAGACAAATGTTTACCACTCCACCTGGCAAATTTCACACTGCTTCTATAGGAGGAATTCAGTATACTTATTTTAGAGCACTAGAGCCAATTTTGTGGCACTTCTAGAGACACAAGGTAAATCAACATTTTGTTCCAGGAGGATTAtctaacatttttaaaatttagataCACAAATATCATCTTAAACAGTATTATTGTTTTCAAAAGTGACAAGCAGTTTCCTGAAgttaaaaatacttcagtgaTACTACTCTTTACTTTTCTTCTGAAGTGTTACAAGTGAAATCCAGAAATATGCTGATAGAGTAGCTTGTTTTAATATTAGCATATAATACTTCATACTTCTGTCACTACAATAAAGTATTTGGATGATTTAGTGTGTATAACCATATTTTCATAAGCTACAAAAATCTTTATGCTATGGTTTCAAGATATAAGATGAGAAATTATAAGATaaacctgagatttttttcctattcttcaGATTGCATTTGAAGAAAAGTGGCAATCTTTCTGCACTCTGATGACTAAGCTGATGAAAACAATATTGTTTAAATTCTTTTGGTCAAGGCAAcaaaacacaatgaaaaaaggtaaaaatcaaATGGAAATTCTAATTAAAGAAGTAGTTGGATAAGCAGAACAGTAGGCCTAAGCTGACAAGCTGACAAGAATAAAAAGGCATAATACCTTGGGCATTGGAAATTCACATGCACCTGCACAGTAGTAAGCATCAAATGATTTGGGAGATATGATCCATTCATTCCAGCCAATATCAGCAAAGTCAACTTTCATGTATCTTCTTGAACAAATCCTTGGCTCATTCCATTGTTTTCGCCTTGCTTTCTTCATCGTTTTCTCATCAAAATTTAGCACCTGAGACTTTTTAagtgtttctgtattttcttgccCTTTTCTCCTTCGATCTTTGCGTGAGGCTTTTGGTTTCAAGGATCTGTAGGCATTCTCCCATATGTCATGTTTGTTGTATTTATTGTTGTTATAATCTACTTCTGGCAACTCATTGTTCTGAATAGAGCTGGCAAGGTACGTATCCCTCCTAACTCGAGTGTCAGTAGAAGCATTAGGGGACAGATTTGGGTCCCCGTCATTGGGAGGGAACGGGTCATAACGCTGTAGGGTGCCTGCCACACTGTTAGGTTCAGAGATTGCAAGATCATTGGCATAAACTAGTATATAAGGTAAATGGCTGGCAACTTGTTCGGGGAAGCTCTGGTGCTTCTCCCCAGAATCAAGCTCAGCACAGAGAATGAGCTCTCCAACTCGTTTTGATTCTTTTACAATGTGTGAAATGTCCTTTGCATGCCAAGCCCCTCGCCTTTGAAGAAGCACGGTGATGTTCCCTTTCACTAGCCCATAGGCAGAATTCTGGTGAATGCTTTGGAACACCAGGTTGAGCCGTAGGACTGGATGCAGGTGAAGGAGGCGGCAGGATGAGTTCTTGGAACGTTTACAAAACACCTCCCGATGCCGAGGGCGTTTGTCAGCATAGAAGTGAAAAGTGGCAGCAAGGATCATTTCTGAATCCTGCATGGATGTCAGATTGAAGCAGTACAAGGGCTTCTGGGCCAAGAATTCTGCAAGAGAGCAAGGAAAACATGGATGTATATATGAGACCAAAAATGGTAGTCAAATCTTATTTCCATTTAAGTGAATTAACAAATTTTAGTTTTCACTTACATCAAATCATTTAGTGTAGTGAGCTTGCCACTTCAGCTTAAAACTATGGTGCataagaggaggaaaaaaaaacttaactATTTAATAGCAATATTATAATAGCATTGAGAATGTCCAACATAATGGGCATCTTTTGTACACACGAGGGATAAAATTCCTTCCTGAGATTTTTAGTTCCAGACTGCCTTTCATTCTAAGCAGACAAGAAAAGCAATCCTTGATTGATTTCATTCATAACAAAGGCTCAGAGAAGCTGTCAAATTtacctgcagcagggctcagagaAATACTTTGCTGAAATCAGTACTAGCAGAAACCAGGTTTACAGTTAATATTCAAGATTGTCTAATCTAAAGCTGACTGCAGATTCCTGAAGGATATCTGGGTGCCAACTCTGTGGGCAACAGCTCATCATCTGTAAGTAGTGCACATGAGACATTTCATAAGGGGCCTGGCAGTAAGCAGTGTTACACATTTTGGGGGTCATTACTCCTCTGAGCAATCCTCCTTTCCAGTACACATCGTGTAGGAGCTTTGTTTAAAGCACTCTAAAACACACTTGGTTTCTAAGGCTTGTGTTTAGATCTGCACAAAGTTAGTGACAAATGCTATTGAACAGAAGCTGACTCTTAAAATTCAAACTCCATTTGAAACAGCTTCTTTTTAGCTAGTTGAACAGTTTGTGCTCAGCCCACATCTTTACTCTCATTTAGAGGAAGACAAGCAATTTTACACTGATAACTGCTTACACCATGTTTATTTAAACAGTAGAAACCTCTCTTAGTGTGTTAAAATATAATTCCATCCCAACATAAAAAGATGATGCCTTAATAGCCTATCATTGTGAAaagttgcctttgttttttTACTAGCTCAACAGTATATAGGAATGTGGTAGCAGAACCAAGAAGTGATTCCTGTTCTCCCAAGCTCACACCACTACTTAGTGGTGCATCAAAGGATTACAGTCTGTAAATTTGCATCCTTAATTAACCCAAGTGGACCAACCCTTTGGCAGCCCTGTTTGACATACCTGAAAATTCTCTGGCAGAAGGAAgtaaaaaaccaccccaaaccaaacaaaacccaacaaatgcAACAGGCAGGCTTCCCAGAAACATTTAGGTTTGTTTTTCGTGCACTATGGATGATGAGCCACAGAAATTTTGGCAACAACAGAAAGGCAGTACTGGTAACTGCCAGCTGTTGGAAcattctttctttaaaacagTTTCATTTGAAAGAAGGAAATGAATAGTGTTACACCTTACTAAATTGGTGGTTGCTAGCTCCCAGTTAGTGCTGGATAGAGCCGTGAGTTGGACTAAAAGAACAGTAGATTAGAATGATCATTAATCCCAAACCCACACAGGCAATTCTGGAGTACAAATGTTCAAGTTCAAATGTTCAAATGCAATTTCCATCTACACCATCTGTATTTTGTTCCTGATACAGTGAAGTGGAACAGCTGGCACTCATGTGATAAGAGCCTATTTGTTTCTGTCAGTTCAGGCAGGGCAGGACTCCTATTAGTAAGCTTTTAGGCAACACTAGTTATATGTATAGGTGCTCATACTATGAAAAAACTTAAGGGTTTAGATTTTATTCAAGTCTTTCAAGCACAAAAATTTCACAAGGCTAATATATGATTTCTCAGGCCAAGGAAGAGAGTAATTATAATACTTCCTTTAGAACACTAGGCTTTATTTTTGCATGTTCATTTCAGAAGGCATATGCTTCTAAGAAGATGTCTATCTACTGGTTCTCTCTACCCGAGCTGTGTACagttgaatttttaaatatttcttttagtaGTAAAATGCTCCAGGCACCATCAGTTCAGTAGTTACTGCCGTGAAGCACAAGCATTTTTGGGATAAAGACTTTTCAAACACCAGTGTCTCAGGGTTTCAGAAGGTAACTTTGGACCTCTCTGCCTTGCTTGCACGATCAGACAAATGAGCAAAATAATATTGATTTGTATTTGGTCAGCACAGTCTACCTGTGGGTAGAAAATGCtgatattttagttttttaaaatagagtTACAACTTAGACTACTTTGATGCAAGTAGTGTGTGCATCagattatttgaaaaattaagaaaaagaatatagTGCAATTCTTGCcttgtccccaaatccctcttgTAGTCCAGGGCTTTATTTGAGTGACAGCCAGTATTAGCTGCTCAGTTCACAGAAATATGAAAGTGTTAACAGGAGGTCATGGAAAACCATCCACAGTGGAAGCTCCTTCCTAACCCCTCTTATAGCAGCTAATAATGATCTAGAGCATGacaattaatttttctcctaAGTGTCTGCAATTGCTTTACACAATAACTCCTAGATTTTTAGACATTTTCATTAGCCACTTAATCTTCCCTGGAGTTTCCCCCTCCTTGAATATGATTGCTTTTTGGTATTACAGTTGACATAGGATAGAAATTAAGTTAAGGTGAACAAGAGAATATGAATTATTATGCAATATTATAGTAAGCATTCCCTAAACCACTGTATACTGAATTGTACTCTATACATGAGACTTAAGTGGAGGAGTAATAGATTAATACAAAATTTGCTTTTGTGAGTTTTAATCCATCTGATTTGTCTAAACAGAATAATGAATGTTTCTGACAAGGCAGTAACAACTAGATTCTGGAAACTCATGCAGTTCTTATTTTAAGAACTAAGATCTTAGTTACAGTCTGTAAGTGTTAACCAAAGAAGGAAGATGTTTTCCAGAAAAGAGTTTGCGTTTCCTTGGCAAAGGATAACAAATGCATGGACTATCAACTAGGCAAACctcctttttattatttgacGTGATATTGGGATAATGAAAGTCTAGTAATGAAAGTGTAGGAAGGAGAAACAATACATATGTTTCTCCACCCTCGTAATCAAGTCAAGTAAAACGGGGGAGAGGGACGTCAGGTATCTGTCTTCTCAGGTTTAGGCAGTGCAGGAATTTAAGATGCCGAGCAATTTTAGGCGGTCCTGTAGGCGGCACTCTTCCTAGCAGGAACTTCTGAGGCTGCCAGAGGAGCCGGGGAGAGAGGaccagtgcctggagcactcGCTACTAGGCTTATGCTCCAAGTATTTCTGAACAGATCTTTTGGCCCAGTGCGATGTGCGCTGGGAACGGCGCTTCTTTTGCCGCTGGTTTGCATCCACAGCAACGGGGACTTTCCCAGGGGAGGTGCTCTCCGGGAAAGGAAGGGAGCCAGGGAAGGTGGGAAGCCTCGCAAAGCGAGGGGTGACACCCTGTCCGTGTAGGTAGCAAGGGATCCCTAGCATTCACCCAGAACGACACCGCCCGCAGTCAGTGACAACCTCGACGCAACCCCGTCACTTTAAAGCGAAAGAGGAGCGAGGGGGCTCCAGCGGTGTCCCCCGCGCCCGGCCCATCTTACCCGGCCTGGCTTTGAAGCTGCGGACCGTGTTGCCGTCGCCGGGCCGGCTCCCTTCCCGGTTGTACTTCTCGTAGAGCTTAAGCATGTGGACAGCTACCATGTCCTGAGCgatgctgcccagcccagggggcgGCGAAGAGCCGCGCCGGGGGTCGCGGCCGGGGGTGGACGAGGCCGGGCCGGCCGGCGGCTGGACGGGGCAGGCGGGCGGGCTGCCGGCGCCCTCCCCCTCAGGCGAGCGGCAGCCCCCATGGCCCAGGGCCcacagcaggaggcagcaggtcAGGCGGGCGGCCATCGGGGGATGCTGCGGGCGGCTGGCCGggcgcggagcggcggcggctgGGTCTCTGCCTGCGTCTGGGTCTCCCGGTTGGCCCTGCCGCACCGGGGcgagggggcggcggggccagggaggaggagggagggtgGGGGCGGCCCCCCCACGCCGCTGATGCCGCCTCCG
Proteins encoded:
- the GDF10 gene encoding growth/differentiation factor 10: MAARLTCCLLLWALGHGGCRSPEGEGAGSPPACPVQPPAGPASSTPGRDPRRGSSPPPGLGSIAQDMVAVHMLKLYEKYNREGSRPGDGNTVRSFKARPEFLAQKPLYCFNLTSMQDSEMILAATFHFYADKRPRHREVFCKRSKNSSCRLLHLHPVLRLNLVFQSIHQNSAYGLVKGNITVLLQRRGAWHAKDISHIVKESKRVGELILCAELDSGEKHQSFPEQVASHLPYILVYANDLAISEPNSVAGTLQRYDPFPPNDGDPNLSPNASTDTRVRRDTYLASSIQNNELPEVDYNNNKYNKHDIWENAYRSLKPKASRKDRRRKGQENTETLKKSQVLNFDEKTMKKARRKQWNEPRICSRRYMKVDFADIGWNEWIISPKSFDAYYCAGACEFPMPKIVRPSNHATIQSIVKAVGIIPGIPEPCCVPDKMSSLSVLFLDENKNVVLKVYPNMSVETCACR